Proteins from a genomic interval of Schistocerca piceifrons isolate TAMUIC-IGC-003096 chromosome 3, iqSchPice1.1, whole genome shotgun sequence:
- the LOC124787824 gene encoding kinesin-like protein costa: MSAMVENSVSFCNGIDRASSDESDDGVISEQHDWDTFGLEFAASQWLKLVINAEHLFSRLISNTSLAVEDKNQIEQWLCLKQECEECVIHDGSVSGRDCGARVLERIDELTEFDEQTDRSLEAETNNIHYQNGNFDPDTESDSDSQHPEFVDRLTYFMDKFKNETDERVKKLNYMFIKTGDNCHVNQWYNDESEKYCENRINCIEDTNHNLLQKRRMSIFPRTAVLDINVEQTLSDDCEHVDFNLNPVKEECDWEEDNIYDRCKSVSCSDMAAAVVACEDAAAPYEELRILAAGNEMKQSQMRKVLIDLEEAHKRIEELHKTIEIKEQFIADMIKNSDMRSSAKHRFQKKRKKLEEGYYKTRSQLAQSENALILLSKNGFSDEFLKHKKEIEKHKSVAVQYKKRLMDIEMMKQIASESAKKILELENSLLLSKRQMERLEKQLKKEEKQKEVLEKELLQDQTKIKELEQKYKLQLSKLNKMEEQKDRDDIRLQWIFEEEKRLANMQESSQKFKEQLIEHQTLLEKREALFKEKLCVEKNKVRYLSDVSSKPSLMEQMSKENSDGIQKQNGDEREALRIEIRNLRKTRECLVEQRCHYDKLKKENKLSALEERKLLEHDEAIEAIDATIEYKNEMICGRKSHDLDYSQVPREKDEELLISHLMKLSTVEMRSLLHKYFLKVIDLKESGKKMEIQLAEVDAQNDSLKWKIHELTNLLYQSHLEAERHIVLLEKDYQEKLHLMLRHCAEESSGSSGPEGNAIREKNMEISQCRQENKMLKRRICQLEALLQVSGKPHAAGQLESPAAAIPQKNLKQLQGPSPSPTTKVTRKKNKLIIQQEKYREGS, translated from the coding sequence ATGAGTGCAATGGTTGAAAACAGTGTCTCCTTTTGTAATGGAATTGACAGGGCATCTTCTGATGAATCCGATGATGGGGTTATTTCTGAACAACATGATTGGGATACTTTTGGACTGGAATTTGCAGCATCACAATGGTTAAAATTAGTAATAAATGCAGAGCACCTTTTTAgtagacttatcagtaacacgtcTTTGGCAGTGGAAGATAAAAACCAAATAGAACAATGGTTGTGTCTCAAACAAGAGTGTGAAGAATGTGTTATACATGATGGTTCAGTTAGTGGTAGAGATTGTGGTGCAAGAGTGTTGGAGCGTATAGATGAGTTAACTGAATTTGATGAACAGACAGACAGGTCTTTGGAAGCGGAAACAAATAATATACATTACCAGAATGGAAATTTTGATCCAGATACAGAAAGTGATTCTGATTCTCAGCACCCAGAATTTGTAGACAGGCTCACTTATTTCATggataaatttaaaaatgaaacagaTGAAAGGGTTAAAAAACTTAACTACATGTTTATTAAGACAGGTGACAACTGTCATGTAAATCAATGGTACAATGACGAATCAGAGAAATACTGTGAAAATAGGATAAATTGCATTGAGGACACAAACCATAACCTGCTTCAGAAGCGGCGTATGAGCATTTTTCCAAGAACTGCTGTGCTTGATATAAATGTAGAACAGACATTAAGTGATGATTGTGAACATGTAGATTTTAATTTGAATCCTGTTAAGGAAGAATGTGACTGGGAAGAAGATAATATTTATGACAGGTGTAAATCTGTTTCCTGCAGTGATATGGCAGCAGCAGTAGTTGCCTGCGAAGATGCAGCTGCTCCATATGAAGAGTTAAGAATTCTTGCAGCAGGAAATGAAATGAAGCAATCACAAATGAGAAAAGTTCTTATTGATTTGGAAGAGGCACATAAAAGAATAGAAGAGCTTCACAAAACAATAGAGATCAAAGAACAGTTTATTGCAGatatgattaaaaatagtgatatgAGATCTTCTGCAAAGCACCggtttcagaaaaaaagaaagaaacttgaaGAAGGATACTATAAAACACGATCACAATTAGCACAGTCAGAGAATGCATTAATTTTGCTCTCTAAGAATGGCTTCTCTGATGAGTTTTTGAAACATaagaaagaaattgaaaaacataaGTCAGTAGCTGTACAGTACAAGAAACGCCTCATGGACATTGAGATGATGAAACAGATAGCTAGTGAAAGTGCAAAAAAAATTTTGGAGTTGGAGAATAGCCTATTGCTCTCAAAAAGGCAAATGGAAAGATTAGAAAAACAGCTGAAAAaagaggaaaagcaaaaagaagttTTAGAAAAGGAGTTACTTCAAGATCAAACAAAGATAAAAGAATTAGAGCAGAAGTATAAATTACAGTTATCTAAGCTGAATAAAATGGAAGAACAGAAGGATAGGGATGATATTAGACTGCAGTGGATCTTTGAGGAAGAGAAGAGGTTAGCTAATATGCAAGAATCTTCACAGAAGTTTAAAGAACAGCTAATTGAACATCAGACATTACTGGAAAAACGGGAAGCATTATTCAAAGAGAAACTTTGTGTAGAGAAAAACAAAGTAAGATACTTGTCAGATGTCAGTTCAAAACCCTCTCTTATGGAACAAATGTCAAAAGAGAATTCTGATggcattcaaaaacaaaatggagaTGAGAGAGAAGCTCTACGCATTGAAATAAGAAATCTTCGAAAAACAAGAGAGTGTCTTGTCGAACAGAGATGTCATTATGATAAATTGAAAAAGGAAAATAAACTTTCTGCTTTAGAAGAACGAAAGTTATTAGAACACGATGAAGCCATTGAGGCCATTGATGCAACAATTGAATACAAGAATGAAATGATATGTGGAAGAAAATCTCATGATTTAGATTATTCTCAGGTTCCCAGAGAGAAAGATGAAGAGCTACTTATTTCACATCTAATGAAGCTTTCCACTGTAGAAATGCGTTCTTTGCTTCATAAATATTTTCTAAAAGTTATTGATTTAAAAGAGAGTGGAAAGAAAATGGAAATTCAGTTAGCAGAAGTAGATGCACAGAATGATTCTTTGAAATGGAAAATTCATGAACTTACAAATTTGTTGTACCAGTCACATTTGGAAGCAGAGCGCCACATAGTTTTACTGGAAAAGGATTATCAGGAGAAACTACATCTGATGTTACGACATTGTGCTGAGGAGTCGAGTGGAAGTTCTGGTCCTGAGGGCAATGCCATACGTGAAAAGAACATGGAAATCAGTCAGTGTAGACAAGAGAACAAAATGCTGAAGAGGAGGATCTGTCAGTTAGAAGCTCTGTTACAGGTTTCTGGGAAACCTCATGCAGCAGGTCAGCTTGAGAGCCCTGCTGCAGCTATTCCACAAAAGAATCTTAAACAGCTTCAGGGCCCTTCACCATCCCCAACAACCAAAGttacaagaaagaaaaataagcTTATTATCCAACAAGAAAAATACAGAGAAGGTTCATGA